Proteins found in one Oncorhynchus mykiss isolate Arlee chromosome 17, USDA_OmykA_1.1, whole genome shotgun sequence genomic segment:
- the LOC110515556 gene encoding cAMP-specific 3',5'-cyclic phosphodiesterase 4C-like — MKKSRSVQRLSLAGEEEDNDTDSSGCAEKAESGLYSNSYTSGATLGAELRMGRSRRLASSLQVPCWLRPRDRTRSPEILSNMPRPTSLPLCIPPRIAITPADTDSELENGVSPGHTPLGSQSPSLTLHPSFPQGGRRESFLYRSDSDYDMSPKNSVSRNSIASEGHAGEDFIVTPFAQVLASLRSVRSNFTLLANISMPTVKRSPLGGVAPHNPRAALSDQQYEQLATDTLEELDWCLDQLETIQTHRSVSDMASNKFKRMLNRELSHLSEMSRSGNQVSEYISSTFMDQPNEVELPSPRLKEKSMSQISGVRNLSHSSTLSSSSVPRFGVNTEQEDQLARELEDLDKWSFNIFRVSEFSNSRPLSCIMYAIFQERDLLKTFRIPVDTFVTYVMTLEDHYHGNVAYHNSLHAADVCQSTHVLLSTPALDAVFTDLEILAALFAAAIHDVDHPGVSNQFLINTNSELALMYNDESVLENHHLAVGFKLLHLENCDIFQNLTKRQRQSLRKLVIDMVLATDMSKHMTLLADLKTMVETKKVTSSGVLLLDHYTERIQVLRNMVHCADLSNPTKPLGVYRQWTERIMEEFSRQGDKERDKGLEISPMCDKHTASVEKSQVGFIDYIVHPLWETWGDLVHPDAQDLLDTLEENRDWYQSTMPQSPSPPYDKHLLTDRFQFELALEDVEPNHNHIQQLNGSNHMVRQENGNQDNSKEDHVEEVEEENHVEEVEEDNHVEEEEEEENHLEEENHVEEVEENHVGEPC, encoded by the exons ATGAAGAAGAGTCGCAGCGTGCAGCGTCTGTCGCTGGCCGGAGAAGAGGag GATAATGACACTGATTCGTCAGGCTGTGCTGAGAAGGCGGAGTCAGGGCTCTACAGCAACTCCTATACGTCAGGAGCCACTCTGGGGGCGGAGCTACGCATGGGGAGGAGCAGGAGGCTGGCCTCCAGTTTGCAg GTTCCGTGTTGGCTCCGCCCCCGAGACAGGACACGCTCACCGGAGATCCTGAGCAACATGCCACGCCCCACGTCCCTGCCCCTCTGCATCCCACCACGCATCGCCATCacacctgcagacacagacag TGAGCTGGAGAACGGGGTGTCTCCGGGCCATACCCCTCTTGGCTCCCAGAGTCCCAGCCTGACCCTGCACCCTTCCTTCCCCCAGGGGGGTCGACGAGAGTCCTTCCTCTACCGGTCAGACTCTGACTACGACATGTCCCCCAAAAACTCAGTCTCACGCAATTCTATCGCCAGCGAAGg gCATGCAGGAGAAGACTTCATTGTTACCCCCTTTGCTCAGGTGTTAGCCAGCCTGCGCTCGGTACGGAGCAACTTCACCCTCCTCGCCAACATCTCCATGCCAACCGTCAA GAGGTCTCCACTGGGCGGTGTAGCGCCCCACAACCCCAGAGCAGCTCTATCAGATCAACAGTATGAGCAGCTGGCTACAGACACTCTGGAGGAGCTGGACTGGTGTCTGGACCAGCTAGAGACCATCCAGACTCACCGCTCTGTCAGCGATATGGCCTCCAACAAG tttAAGAGGATGTTAAACAGGGAGCTGTCTCACCTATCAGAGATGAGTCGTTCGGGTAACCAGGTGTCTGAGTACATCTCCAGCACGTTCATGG ACCAGCCCAACGAGGTGGAGCTGCCGTCCCCTCGTCTAAAGGAGAAGTCTATGAGTCAGATTAGCGGAGTGAGGAATCTGTCCCACAGCTCcactctgtcctcctcttctgTCCCACGCTTCGGAGTCAACACTGAACAGGAGGACCAGCTTGCCAGG gagctaGAGGACCTGGACAAGTGGAGTTTCAACATCTTCAGAGTGTCAGAGTTCTCCAACAGCAGGCCTCTCAGCTGCATCATGTACGCCATCTTCCAG GAACGTGATCTCCTAAAGACATTCCGCATCCCCGTCGACACCTTCGTGACCTACGTGATGACCCTGGAAGACCATTACCATGGCAACGTGGCCTACCACAACAGCCTGCACGCCGCCGACGTCTGCCAGTCCACACATGTCCTACTCTCCACACCCGCACTAGAC gCTGTGTTTACAGACCTGGAGATCCTAGCAGCTCTGTTTGCTGCAGCCATCCATGATGTGGACCACCCTGGAGTGTCTAACCAGTTCCTCATCAACACCA actctGAGCTGGCTCTCATGTACAATGATGAGTCAGTGTTAGAGAACCATCACTTGGCTGTTGGCTTCAAGCTGCTCCACCTGGAAAACTGTGACATCTTCCAGAACCTGACCAAGAGACAGCGACAGAGCCTCCGCAAGCTGGTCATCGATATG gtgttaGCTACAGACATGTCTAAACACATGACTCTACTAGCTGATCTGAAGACCATGGTGGAGACTAAGAAGGTGACCAGTTCAGGAGTGCTGCTGTTGGACCACTATACAGAACGCATACAG gtCCTGAGGAACATGGTCCACTGTGCAGACCTCAGCAACCCCACCAAGCCGCTGGGTGTGTATCGCCAGTGGACTGAACGCATCATGGAGGAGTTCTCCAGAcagggagacaaggagagagacaagGGCTTGGAGATCAGCCCCATGTGTGACAAACACACTGCCTCGGTGGAGAAgagccag GTGGGTTTCATAGACTACATAGTCCACCCTCTGTGGGAGACGTGGGGTGACCTGGTCCACCCTGATGCCCAGGACCTGCTGGACACGTTGGAGGAGAACAGAGACTGGTACCAGTCCACCATGCCTCAGAGCCCCTCTCCTCCCTACGACAAACACCTGCTCACAGACCGcttccag TTTGAGCTGGCACTGGAAGATGTGGAGCCCAACCACAACCACATACAACAACTCAACGGGTCCAACCACATGGTCAGACAGGAGAACGGAAACCAGGACAATTCAAAGGAGGACCATgttgaagaggtggaggaggagaaccatgttgaagaggtggaggaggataaccatgttgaggaggaggaggaggaggagaaccatcttgaggaggagaaccatgttgaagaggtggaggagaaccatgttg GAGAACCAtgttga